The DNA window GCGGTTCGGACCATTCGTGTCCACGCATCGACCTACAATCAAAAGGCCAAGACGTCATGCGCATCCTGATTGCTGGTTTCCAGCATGAAACCAATACCTTCGCGCCTACGCCGGCCGACTATCGAAGCTTTCTCCACGGTGGTGGATTTCCCGCGCTATGCCGGGGGCAGGCGCTGTTCGAGCTCGCCGAGGTCAATCTGCCCCTCGGTGGCTTCATCAGCGCGGCGCAAAGCGCCGGGCATACCCTGGTGCCGGTGCTATGGGCGGCGGCGGCACCCTCGGCCGCGGTGACCGAGGAGGCATTCGAGCGCCTGGCGGGGGAGATCGTCGAGGCCGCCCGGCAGGGCGGGTTCGATGCGATCTATCTCGATCTCCACGGGGCGATGGTCTGCGCCCATTGCGACGATGGCGAGGGCGAGCTGCTCTCCCGGCTGCGCGAGGTGGTAGGGCCTGAGCTGCCGATCGCCGCATCGCTCGATCTGCACGCCAATGTCACCGCTGGGATGCTCGAGCACGCAAGCGCTCTGGTCGCCTATCGCACCTATCCCCACGTCGACATGGCGGCCACTGGCGCCCGCGCGCTGGGCCTGCTCGAGCGCATTTTCGCCGGTGAGCGGTTGTATCACCATGCGGTGCGGCTACCGTTTCTGATCCCGATCAACGCAGGCTCCACCATGCTCGAACCCGCGGCTTCGGTGTATGCGGGGCTCGAACTGCGCGACCGCGAGAGCGCGGCGACCCTCTCCTTCGCCGCGGGCTTTCCAGCCGCCGACTTTCCCGAATGCGGCCCGGTGGTCTGGGGGCACGGCGCGGATCGCGCTCGGCTGGTCGAGGCGGTCGAGGCGCTCGCCGCCGAGATCGTCGCGCTCGAGTCACGCTGGTCGGTGCCATTTCTCGACGCCTTCGATGCGGTCGCCGAGGCGCAGCGCCTCGCCCAGGGCGCGAGCCGCCCGGTGGTGATCGCGGATACCCAGGACAATCCCGGCGCAGGGGGCGATGCCTCAACCGTTGGGCTTCTGCGCGCGCTGCTCGCAGCCAACGTCGAGCGTGCGGCGCTGGGGCTGATCTGCGATCCTGAGGCAGCCGAATTGGCGCATGCCGCGGGGGAGGGCGCACGGCTGCGGTTCAGCCTGGGTGGCACCCCGAGTCTCGGCGAGCCGCCGCTCGAAGTCGACTGCGAGGTGATCCGCTTGAGCGACGGGTGCTGTCGCTACGATGGGCCGATGATGCACGGTACGCTGGCCGAACTCGGTCCCTGCGCCCAGCTGCGGATCCAGGGTGTCAGCGTGCTGGTCAGCTCGCGCAAGGCCCAGCTGATCGATCGCAACCTGCTGCGGATGGTCGGGATCGAGCCCGAGCGGATGGCGATCCTGGTGCTCAAGAGCTCGGTACATTTTCGCGCCGATTTCGCCCCGATCAGCGAGGCGATCCTGGTCGCCAAGGTGCCGGGGCCGATGGCGGCCGATCCCGCCGATCTGCCCTGGCGGCGGCTAGGCGAGGGCATGCGCTCGAAGCCGATGGGGATGCCCTTCAGCCCGGCTTGAGCTCGCCCTGGCCAGCGGCTTCCATCAAGGAGCGAAAGCAGCGACAGTCATTCCCAGGGATCCTTTCCCACCAAGCATTCAAGACCCGGCATCGATAACAAAGACAAAGAGGAAGTACGAAGATGATCGACCCCAAACTGTTCCACATCGACCTGCGCAAGCTGCTTGGCGCCGCCCTGCTCGGCGCGGGAGCGATGACGGCGAGCGTGCCGGCCTCGGCACAGACGGTGAATGCGATGATGCACTCGGGTCTGCGTGTGCTCGACCCGATCCTCACCACCGCGCACATCACCCGTAACCACGGCTACATGGTCTACGACACGCTGCTCGGCATGGACGAGAACTTCCAGCCCCAGCCGCAGATGGCGGACTGGCAGGTATCCGATGATGGGCTGACCTACACCTTCACCCTGCGCGAGGGGCTCAAGTGGCACGACGGTACCCCGGTCACCGCGGCCGACTGCGTCGCCTCCTTGCAGCGCTGGGGCAGCCGCGACTCGGGCGGCCAGATGCTGATGAGCCACGTCGCGAGCCTCGAGGCGAACGATGACCGCACCATCACCCTGACGCTGGCCGATCAGTTCGGCTACGTGCTCGAGCTGATCGCTAAACCCTCCTCGGTGCCGGCCTTCATGATGCCGGCCCGGCTCGCCGAGACCCCGAGCGACCAGCCGATCCCGGAGCAGATCGGCTCCGGGCCGTTTCGCTTCGTAAGCCAGGAGTTCGATCCCGGCAGCCGGGTGGTCTATGAGAAGTTCGAGGACTACGTGCCGAGGAGCGAGCCGCCGAGCTGGACCGCTGGGGGCAAGGTGGTCAACGTCGATCGGGTCGAGTGGCTGACGATGCCCGACCAGCAGACCGCGGTCAACGCGCTGAACTCGGGCGATCTCGACTTCATCGAGCAGGTGCCGATCGATCTGCTGCCGCTGCTCGAGGGCAGCGACGGGGTCTCGACCGGGGCGATCAATCCGCTGGGCTACCAGACCATGGGTCGGATGAACTTCCTCTACCCTCCCTTCGACGACATCAAGGTGCGCCAGGCCGCGCTGGTCGCGCTCGACCAGGAGGACGTGCTCGCCTCGCTGATCGGCAACCCCGAATACTATGAGGTCTGTCCTTCCTTCTATGGCTGCCAGTCGCCGCTGGCCAGCGACGAAGGGACCGAGGGCTTCACCGCCAACGGTGACATCGAGCGCGCCCAGGCGCTGCTGGAAGAGGCCGGCTACGACGGCACCCCGGTGGTGATCCTCCAGCCCACCGACGTGGCCACGGTGAGCCCGCAGCCGGTGGTCGCGGCGCAGGCGCTGCGCCAAGCCGGC is part of the Halotalea alkalilenta genome and encodes:
- a CDS encoding ABC transporter substrate-binding protein yields the protein MIDPKLFHIDLRKLLGAALLGAGAMTASVPASAQTVNAMMHSGLRVLDPILTTAHITRNHGYMVYDTLLGMDENFQPQPQMADWQVSDDGLTYTFTLREGLKWHDGTPVTAADCVASLQRWGSRDSGGQMLMSHVASLEANDDRTITLTLADQFGYVLELIAKPSSVPAFMMPARLAETPSDQPIPEQIGSGPFRFVSQEFDPGSRVVYEKFEDYVPRSEPPSWTAGGKVVNVDRVEWLTMPDQQTAVNALNSGDLDFIEQVPIDLLPLLEGSDGVSTGAINPLGYQTMGRMNFLYPPFDDIKVRQAALVALDQEDVLASLIGNPEYYEVCPSFYGCQSPLASDEGTEGFTANGDIERAQALLEEAGYDGTPVVILQPTDVATVSPQPVVAAQALRQAGFNVQLQPMDWQTLVSRRASQQPPNEGGWNLFFTNWIIPEVWNPIVNPMLNGHGREGGFFGWPTDPELDRLRGEFAAAQDDAERERIAGVIQAHALEQVNYIPLGDYRSVSAWSDQVKGLLPGPVPVFWNLTKD
- a CDS encoding M81 family metallopeptidase — its product is MRILIAGFQHETNTFAPTPADYRSFLHGGGFPALCRGQALFELAEVNLPLGGFISAAQSAGHTLVPVLWAAAAPSAAVTEEAFERLAGEIVEAARQGGFDAIYLDLHGAMVCAHCDDGEGELLSRLREVVGPELPIAASLDLHANVTAGMLEHASALVAYRTYPHVDMAATGARALGLLERIFAGERLYHHAVRLPFLIPINAGSTMLEPAASVYAGLELRDRESAATLSFAAGFPAADFPECGPVVWGHGADRARLVEAVEALAAEIVALESRWSVPFLDAFDAVAEAQRLAQGASRPVVIADTQDNPGAGGDASTVGLLRALLAANVERAALGLICDPEAAELAHAAGEGARLRFSLGGTPSLGEPPLEVDCEVIRLSDGCCRYDGPMMHGTLAELGPCAQLRIQGVSVLVSSRKAQLIDRNLLRMVGIEPERMAILVLKSSVHFRADFAPISEAILVAKVPGPMAADPADLPWRRLGEGMRSKPMGMPFSPA